A DNA window from Drosophila pseudoobscura strain MV-25-SWS-2005 chromosome 2, UCI_Dpse_MV25, whole genome shotgun sequence contains the following coding sequences:
- the spas gene encoding spastin isoform X2, whose amino-acid sequence MVRTKNQSSSSSASSSSHKSPIKSHGGNGSAAAGTAGHPVSRSSSSHRTSIDDRKSATNVSSSSNRRTTPGSSPDGDGDDDTTTTDDLTPTSTSAPRSAGGPSSVHKQNLYVVSFPIIFLFNVLRSLIYQLFCIFRYLYGASTKVIYRPHRRDCNIEIVVQNNSNNKDQKHQQLTSSQSLNYPLEVTSGEAASEQQVQQPLPQQRYRALQPLEMAGANRSGSGYSPGPGDPLLAKQKHHHRRAFEYISKALKIDEENEGHKELAIELYRKGIKELEDGIAVDCWSGRGDVWDRAQRLHDKMQTNLSMARDRLHFLASGRKLTIGTKRPGNLAVAANKSQTLPRNLGSKTSVGAVRQPGKTAATPPAVRRQFSSGRNTPPQRSRTPINNNGASGSGSGASTPVVTVKGVEQKLVQLILDEIVEGGAKVEWTDIAGQEVAKQALQEMVILPSVRPELFTGLRAPAKGLLLFGPPGNGKTLLARAVATECSATFLNISAASLTSKYVGDGEKLVRALFAVARHLQPSIIFIDEVDSLLSERSSGEHEASRRLKTEFLVEFDGLPGNPDGDRIVVLAATNRPQELDEAALRRFTKRVYVSLPDEQTRELLLNRLLQKQGSPLDTDALRRLSKITDGYSGSDLTALAKDAALEPIRELNVEQVKCLDINAMRHITEKDFHNSLKRIRRSVAQQSLSSYEKWSSDYGDITI is encoded by the exons ATGGTACGCACCAAAAAccagtcctcctcctccagcgccagcagcagcagccacaaatcTCCAATCAAATCGCACGGCGGCAACGGATCAGCAGCCGCAGGAACAGCAGGACACCCCGTGAGcaggtcgtcgtcgtcgcatcGGACATCGATCGATGACCGCAAGTCCGCCACGAACGTGTCATCCTCCTCGAACCGCCGCACAACTCCGGGCAGCTCGCcggacggagacggagacgacgacaccaccaccaccgatGATCTGACCCCAACATCAACGAGCGCGCCAAGAAGCGCCGGCGGCCCCTCCTCTGTGCACAAGCAGAACCTCTACGTCGTTTCATTTCCCATTATATTCCTATTCAACGTTCTTCGCTCGCTGATTTATCAGCTGTTCTGCATTTTTCGCTACCTGTACGGCGCCAGCACAAAGGTTATTTACCGTCCCCACAGACGCGACTGCAACATCGAGATTGTTGTCCAGAACAACTCAAATAACAAGGATcagaagcaccagcagctGACGTCGAGTCAGTCCCTCAACTATCCCTTGGAGGTGACCAGCGGCGAGGCAGCGTCCGAGCAGCAAGTACAGCAACCTCTGCCACAGCAACGCTATCGCGCCCTCCAGCCCCTGGAAATGGCAGGGGCCAATCGATCTGGGTCAGGCTACTCCCCCGGTCCTGGGGATCCTTTGTTGGCCAAGCAGAAGCATCACCATCGTCGGGCGTTCGAGTACATCTCCAAGGCGCTCAAGATAGACGAAGAGAATGAAG GTCACAAAGAGCTGGCCATTGAGCTGTATCGCAAGGGAATCAAGGAGCTCGAGGATGGCATTGCCGTCGATTGCTGGAGTGGTCGCGGCGATGTCTGGGACCGTGCCCAAAGGCTGCACGATAAAATGCAGACCAATCTCTCGATGGCCAGGGATCGTCTTCACTTCCTCG CCTCTGGCCGCAAGCTGACAATCGGAACCAAGCGACCTGGCAACCTGGCCGTGGCAGCCAACAAGTCACAAACTCTGCCACGCAATCTTGGCTCAAAGACCTCCGTGGGGGCTGTTCGTCAGCCAGGCAAGACCGCAGCCACGCCCCCAGCCGTGCGTCGACAGTTT TCTTCCGGTCGTAATACACCGCCACAGCGTTCACGCACGCCCATCAACAATAATGGGGCCAGCGGCAGTGGTAGTGGCGCTAGCACTCCCGTGGTGACTGTCAAGGGCGTGGAACAGAAGCTGGTCCAGCTCATACTCGATGAGATCGTGGAGGGCGGTGCTAAGGTGGAGTggacagacattgccggccaGGAGGTCGCCAAGCAGGCGCTACAAGAGATGGTCATACTGCCCTCCGTTCGTCCAGAGCTCTTTACAG GTTTGCGAGCCCCAGCCAAGGGTCTGCTGCTTTTCGGGCCCCCAGGCAATGGCAAGACATTGCTAGCCCGCGCCGTGGCCACCGAATGCAGTGCCACCTTTCTGAACATCTCGGCTGCTTCGCTGACCAGCAAATATGTGGGCGATGGCGAGAAACTGGTGCGTGCTTTGTTCGCGGTGGCACGCCACTTGCAGCCCTCGATCATATTCATCGATGAGGTGGACTCGCTGCTCTCGGAGCGTAGCAGCGGCGAGCACGAGGCGTCGCGCCGCCTGAAGACCGAATTTCTTGTGGAGTTTGATGGTCTGCCAGGTAATCCCGATGGCGATCGCATTGTGGTGCTGGCCGCCACAAATAGGCCCCAGGAGCTGGACGAGGCCGCCCTGCGACGCTTCACGAAGCGCGTCTATGTCTCACTGCCCGACGAGCAGACCCGGGAGCTGCTCTTGAACCGTTTGCTGCAAAAGCAGGGCTCGCCGCTGGATACGGATGCACTGCGGCGTTTGTCCAAGATAACGGACGGTTATTCTGGTTCCGATTTGACGGCTCTGGCCAAGGATGCCGCTCTGGAACCCATACGCGAGCTGAATGTGGAGCAGGTCAAGTGTCTGGACATTAACGCCATGCGACACATCACAGAAAAGGATTTCCACAACTCTCTCAAGCGCATTCGCCGCTCGGTGGCACAGCAGAGCCTCAGCTCGTATGAGAAATGGTCGTCGGACTATGGGGATATTACCATTTAG
- the spas gene encoding spastin isoform X1, with the protein MVRTKNQSSSSSASSSSHKSPIKSHGGNGSAAAGTAGHPVSRSSSSHRTSIDDRKSATNVSSSSNRRTTPGSSPDGDGDDDTTTTDDLTPTSTSAPRSAGGPSSVHKQNLYVVSFPIIFLFNVLRSLIYQLFCIFRYLYGASTKVIYRPHRRDCNIEIVVQNNSNNKDQKHQQLTSSQSLNYPLEVTSGEAASEQQVQQPLPQQRYRALQPLEMAGANRSGSGYSPGPGDPLLAKQKHHHRRAFEYISKALKIDEENEGHKELAIELYRKGIKELEDGIAVDCWSGRGDVWDRAQRLHDKMQTNLSMARDRLHFLALREEDFQMHRLSLKEEQKPNPSREQQQKPQKAREAADKPMLTNLTNDPVKLKTRSSGYGPKNGLTTPRISVTATTPTSSSSLASGRKLTIGTKRPGNLAVAANKSQTLPRNLGSKTSVGAVRQPGKTAATPPAVRRQFSSGRNTPPQRSRTPINNNGASGSGSGASTPVVTVKGVEQKLVQLILDEIVEGGAKVEWTDIAGQEVAKQALQEMVILPSVRPELFTGLRAPAKGLLLFGPPGNGKTLLARAVATECSATFLNISAASLTSKYVGDGEKLVRALFAVARHLQPSIIFIDEVDSLLSERSSGEHEASRRLKTEFLVEFDGLPGNPDGDRIVVLAATNRPQELDEAALRRFTKRVYVSLPDEQTRELLLNRLLQKQGSPLDTDALRRLSKITDGYSGSDLTALAKDAALEPIRELNVEQVKCLDINAMRHITEKDFHNSLKRIRRSVAQQSLSSYEKWSSDYGDITI; encoded by the exons ATGGTACGCACCAAAAAccagtcctcctcctccagcgccagcagcagcagccacaaatcTCCAATCAAATCGCACGGCGGCAACGGATCAGCAGCCGCAGGAACAGCAGGACACCCCGTGAGcaggtcgtcgtcgtcgcatcGGACATCGATCGATGACCGCAAGTCCGCCACGAACGTGTCATCCTCCTCGAACCGCCGCACAACTCCGGGCAGCTCGCcggacggagacggagacgacgacaccaccaccaccgatGATCTGACCCCAACATCAACGAGCGCGCCAAGAAGCGCCGGCGGCCCCTCCTCTGTGCACAAGCAGAACCTCTACGTCGTTTCATTTCCCATTATATTCCTATTCAACGTTCTTCGCTCGCTGATTTATCAGCTGTTCTGCATTTTTCGCTACCTGTACGGCGCCAGCACAAAGGTTATTTACCGTCCCCACAGACGCGACTGCAACATCGAGATTGTTGTCCAGAACAACTCAAATAACAAGGATcagaagcaccagcagctGACGTCGAGTCAGTCCCTCAACTATCCCTTGGAGGTGACCAGCGGCGAGGCAGCGTCCGAGCAGCAAGTACAGCAACCTCTGCCACAGCAACGCTATCGCGCCCTCCAGCCCCTGGAAATGGCAGGGGCCAATCGATCTGGGTCAGGCTACTCCCCCGGTCCTGGGGATCCTTTGTTGGCCAAGCAGAAGCATCACCATCGTCGGGCGTTCGAGTACATCTCCAAGGCGCTCAAGATAGACGAAGAGAATGAAG GTCACAAAGAGCTGGCCATTGAGCTGTATCGCAAGGGAATCAAGGAGCTCGAGGATGGCATTGCCGTCGATTGCTGGAGTGGTCGCGGCGATGTCTGGGACCGTGCCCAAAGGCTGCACGATAAAATGCAGACCAATCTCTCGATGGCCAGGGATCGTCTTCACTTCCTCG CGCTGCGTGAGGAAGATTTCCAAATGCATCGTCTCTCGCTAAAGGAGGAACAGAAACCGAATCCAAgccgggagcagcagcagaagccacaGAAGGCCAGAGAAGCGGCAGATAAGCCAATGCTGACGAATCTCACCAATGATCCCGTAAAGCTGAAGACACGCAGCAGCGGCTATGGACCAAAGAACGGTCTGACTACACCCAGAATCTCTGTCACAGCCACAACAccgacgtcgtcgtcgtcattgG CCTCTGGCCGCAAGCTGACAATCGGAACCAAGCGACCTGGCAACCTGGCCGTGGCAGCCAACAAGTCACAAACTCTGCCACGCAATCTTGGCTCAAAGACCTCCGTGGGGGCTGTTCGTCAGCCAGGCAAGACCGCAGCCACGCCCCCAGCCGTGCGTCGACAGTTT TCTTCCGGTCGTAATACACCGCCACAGCGTTCACGCACGCCCATCAACAATAATGGGGCCAGCGGCAGTGGTAGTGGCGCTAGCACTCCCGTGGTGACTGTCAAGGGCGTGGAACAGAAGCTGGTCCAGCTCATACTCGATGAGATCGTGGAGGGCGGTGCTAAGGTGGAGTggacagacattgccggccaGGAGGTCGCCAAGCAGGCGCTACAAGAGATGGTCATACTGCCCTCCGTTCGTCCAGAGCTCTTTACAG GTTTGCGAGCCCCAGCCAAGGGTCTGCTGCTTTTCGGGCCCCCAGGCAATGGCAAGACATTGCTAGCCCGCGCCGTGGCCACCGAATGCAGTGCCACCTTTCTGAACATCTCGGCTGCTTCGCTGACCAGCAAATATGTGGGCGATGGCGAGAAACTGGTGCGTGCTTTGTTCGCGGTGGCACGCCACTTGCAGCCCTCGATCATATTCATCGATGAGGTGGACTCGCTGCTCTCGGAGCGTAGCAGCGGCGAGCACGAGGCGTCGCGCCGCCTGAAGACCGAATTTCTTGTGGAGTTTGATGGTCTGCCAGGTAATCCCGATGGCGATCGCATTGTGGTGCTGGCCGCCACAAATAGGCCCCAGGAGCTGGACGAGGCCGCCCTGCGACGCTTCACGAAGCGCGTCTATGTCTCACTGCCCGACGAGCAGACCCGGGAGCTGCTCTTGAACCGTTTGCTGCAAAAGCAGGGCTCGCCGCTGGATACGGATGCACTGCGGCGTTTGTCCAAGATAACGGACGGTTATTCTGGTTCCGATTTGACGGCTCTGGCCAAGGATGCCGCTCTGGAACCCATACGCGAGCTGAATGTGGAGCAGGTCAAGTGTCTGGACATTAACGCCATGCGACACATCACAGAAAAGGATTTCCACAACTCTCTCAAGCGCATTCGCCGCTCGGTGGCACAGCAGAGCCTCAGCTCGTATGAGAAATGGTCGTCGGACTATGGGGATATTACCATTTAG